The genomic region acagatagagagagaaaaacaaatttctttAAGTTTGCCACAAAGAAAGCTAAGACAAGAGAGATCTAAGAAAGTCGAAGGTTgacaagagagagaagagagactTGATGGTTGAGAGGAGAACATGGGAGGGAACAAATCTAAGAGGAGAAAGCAAAAGATTGAGAGGAGAGACAAGAGATACCTGAAAAGAGACAGAGGAAAATGTGTGAGGGAGACTTGagataaaatgttttaaaaaaagaatatatatgagcatttaaataaaataaaaggtagaCTACGTAGATGTCTTGTAAAAATGATCttgtaaaatataataaataggattttatactaaaataggtagaaaattttaaataaattaatgtgaatgctctaacattCAATGTCTATTGAGTAGACACTAACACAAACCATTTAAACTCATTTAGTAAATGAcccaaaatgaagaatttattatcaataaaacaactaaaattcCTTCAACATATAGTCAAATCATTTCAGTTGATTTTAAGTTAAGTAAGTTtacaataaacacaaaattaacCAAGATGCTAATTTACACTACCGAGCAATAAACACTAGTGTACAAAAAACCAAATGTAGCCCCTACAATTGTTGATTTACCAAAGCAACCCAACAAGGAAAAACGCAACCCAGCACCCAAAAGGAAAGCTATATGTTCAATGGAGAAGACGAGTATGTGAGGTCAACGTTTCGGCCGATCTGGATTTGATCTTCGAACTTCAACGCCATCCGTCTGCTTctgaatcaaaaaaaaaaaaaaaaatgagagagcaGCCGCGTCCACAGCGACAGATTCTCCGACAGAGGGATATCTATCTCCCAGACGACCTCGTAATCAACAACATCCTGACAAGGCTGCCGGTGAAATCAGTGATGAGATTCAGATGCGTTTGCAAATCCTGGTACTCCTCGATCAAACCCTCCGATTTCATCGACACCCACCTCAGCAACTACAAAGATTCACATGATATTAATGGCTATGTCATACACATGCCGTCGGTaagaaacacttttttttcttcttcgtcGTCTTCTAACACTAGCATACCAGTTTGTACTGTCGCTTTTGACCGCACGTTTGATAAGATTTCTGATGTTAGAATTCCCTCTGATGTTAATTTTAACCAAATAGTGGGTTCGTGCAATGGCTTATTGTGTGTCGCCAATTCGGGTAAtgttatatatttgtggaaCCCCAGTATTAGAAAATTCAAGAGGTTGCCTGATACTTTATTACGACGGTTAGTCAATGTTACACTCGGTTTTGCATATCATCCCGAGAATAATGACTACAAGGTTGTCAGGATTTCATCTACTCCTTTTGGGGCACCTGTGAGTTATCATGAGATTGAGGTGTACACATTAAGCTCGGATTCATGGAGACGTGTCGAAACCCCGTCGACAACCAATGTTATCCTCTAtgataaaaattttcctttgcCAATCCCATTGGTTAATGGAGCTTTGCACTGGATGTCGTGTATCACAGAAGGAGAAAAGAGTCGCAAGAGTAGAACGATTATGGCATTTGATGTCAATAGTGAGAAATTCAGAAAGCTTGCACTGCCTCATGGGTCTATTGATGAGAACACATTTCAGACATTTCTTGCATCTTTCAAGGGGAAACTAGCATTCATTACATGGGAGCGGAGTGAACAGCCCAGAACCCAATACTCCATATGGGTTATGAAGGAGTATGGTGTGTTCGAGTCTTGGAATAAACTTTGTGTTGTACCATTTGAAAGAGTATCTCATTGCAGTGCCTTTACTGAGAATGGTTCACTTCTGGTTTGCTACATCAATGATCAAGAAGAGAAGCCGGATTTTAAGTTTGTATTAGTTGACACTGAAACTCTGCATGAGAAGAAGGATCCTGATATCCAACAGCATTCATATGTAGCTAATTTCATGGAGAGTCTTGTTTTACTTGATGGAACAAACATGGTAGCTTACTAAGCAGATGGCTGAGGGTTATATCAGAAGTGAAGTCATGAGTGGTATGGATGAATTGAAACCTTTGTtattcctttttccttttgtagtAGGCACGATAGTCTTgcaaaaatcttgatttttatcCCAGGTCTACATCATCCTTTTCTTTCTGTTATATATTAGTATTTGATTTCTGTTAGTGGATGGCTTTTGTGCACATACCGAATTTGGTCAGTGTTAACAAAAAACAATACTTAGCCAACATAATACTTCTTTGCTTGTGTGTCTCTCTGGTTAGTAGTGTTACAAAGAGCTAGATTTGAGCTCTCCTGACTTctatttaaaagaagaaataactagaaaaacagaaaagaataaaagaagcTCTAAAACTGAATGTTAAAAAGGAGTAGGTGAGTAGCCAAGTGCTAGTCTAGTGAGACTTTTACCATTCCAAGCTCATGTTCTTACTTTCTTGGTTCAAGCTACATGGTATTTCTTGGTTTCTATAATACATTTAACCTTAGTTTTGACTACCATAAGCTAATTTATATGACAAAGAGTAGGTTCCAAGGTATGTGATCTTGCTATATCATCCTATCTCTGGCCTCTAAGAGATGTATCTAGATAAGGAATTCTATTAACTCATTCGTAGCTGGGTTCAATCACATGTTTATTGTCAGCGGCTGTGGATCAACATGTTTAGGCACTTGTATGATGTGTTTTTGTTAGTACTATTGTGTTCTTTGTCCTAAACAAAGATGCTTTAGGTTTATATTACTAAGGAATTTTAAACAAAGATGTTTTAAAAAGACTGTTGATCTGCATATGGTTGTTGATGTTATTGCTAGTTACTACTGCTTGCATAACCATTTACATATCATCACCTTGGGTCATTCGCTTAGAGACCTTTGAATTCATGAGTGGTGCTTATTCACTGTATTATATCGACTATAATGCATATTCAGCTCTTGTTCTCATTCATAGTTACCAGTTGGTCTCTGCTTGTACTTTTTCATCCTTTTGTCAGTAAACTTGCAAAACTACTACTTATTAAAAAACTCAGTAAACCTGCAAAATTTCTTGTATTCTGTAGTTTTCTTGATCTTAGGGTCATGCCTGTGAGCAATAAAGCATTTTGAAAACCTGTCAAACTTGTAGAAAAAAGATGGATTATTGATAAGAAATTTCTCCTCTTAAAGCATGAGAAAGGTGAAAAGCAGATTTAAACAGTATGGACAAAGGAAAGGAGACTAGAGAGTGTGCCAAAGCAAGTTATCCCCTTGAACCTAGGAGAACAGAATGGTAGCCCACTTGAATGTAGGATAAGAGACTCAGAAATGTTGCCCCTGCTTGTCAACAGAAAGAGAGGAGCTATGGCCCTGTAGAACACCATTTCATGATATAATTGTGCTCTATATTCTTATAGATAAAGAAGGTTTCATCAGACATGATAATTAATACACTAGAAAGATGGACATGCTTCTGCCTTTAATTTGACTATAGTTGGAGAAGAGATTATTTGAACGAAtgctaatttttatttggaccattacatatttttcaTGAATATTGATTACACTTTACTAATAGTATAGCAACTCTGCTAATTAAATGCCATAAGCTATAAGCTTTAGGTTGGTActttgcaaaataaaaattttattcattggATTACTTTTGCTGTACTTATTAGTGCACCAACTTCAAAGTAATTTGGATATTTAACTAAAGTATGAATTGCATATCTTTTTGCAAGTTTGTAGTCtccttttatattataaaaacaaaattgcatATATTGTATATTTGATTTAAGTAATTTCATGTTGATGGCTGAACTAAGCTGCTCTCTTACTAATATTGTAGTAATGGAGGCAACACAAGGCTTGCAAAAAGCAAGCCTAAAGGGCTCATATATATTAACAGATACTATGAATTTTATTAGCCCACATTGGAACCTTTATGTGTTGCACTGAATTTTGGAGGGAGGAAATGCTTGGACTATTGAAGATCACTAATTATCTACGTTCACGTTGAAGTTTCTTCTTTTAAGATATTTGTATGCGTGGATGGATGCTGATAAATGCCTTTTACCACTTTACTGGATTTTCTATTatttcagtgtttttttttttggtattactCCTGAATCTTAGGAGCTACTTCCTTTTAAATATATCTGTGTTACTTTTGTATTTACAATGTACTGGGGTTGCTTAACTTTCTTAGTgctttttatttcaattgttaTTACATGCCAAAAAAGGTCCTTCTGACTTGCCTTCATTTTGCTTTTGAAGATGCATGACCATATAAATTGGGGATATTTTCCCATCAATTTTCTTTACCATATAAATTGGGAATTGTTAATTCACATGCTGGACGAATTTACCATTGAGAAAAATGGAGGAAATGGATTTTGACTTGCAATAGCAGAATTAGATTCTTTGCTCTTTTATTTGGTAGTCATACCAGCATCTTTGGTTGCTTAGTTGTTGTAAAGTAAtgtgattcttcttcttcttcttttgtttgttttttatgttttatttcttgATAGGTAAGTACACAACTCCACATGGAATTGAATCTTTGAATGCTGAATGCTCTGTTGTTGCTAAATTTCTGTGAAAGTTCTGTTACTTTCTTTGATTATTCCATACACTAAGTATAATTGTTAAATGTCATGTTTTTATTGGATTCTTGTGCACTACACTGTTTTGCTGAATTTGTGTCGTGATCTTGTTTTAGTGTTAGAAAATTTGGAATGATGTGCTATCTATTTAAAGTGCAAATGACAACTTACCCCCTTGTGGTTtggccgaaatttaagttgcctacttgtgaattgaaatttgatactttacCTACCTGAAGTTAGCTCAGTTAGTATTCTGTAACTCACTTCTGTTAAAAACaaggctaaatatgtaattttactccacttttatgtctctttcttccaaaaacacaaaaaacataaaaatacaagatcaaataaaataaaaaagaatccaacAGAATACTTGTATCATAGGATTTCAAGTCATAGGtaaataacttaaattttggtcaaatcaCAGGTAGATAAAGTGTTAAATTTCAAACCAAAgataggcaacttaaatttcggtcaaatcaaaggtgggtaagttgtaatttgcccttatttaaaaattggtaTTGTTTTAATCTTATGGAACAAAGTGGAAATGGAAATTGGCTCTACTCTatcaaatgaagtagattcCAATGCTGtttattttctatcaatttatctatttttataaacttaatctatatatttatattttgattaattattaaattaaatatgacTTCACCACGGTTCGACCTCCAGTTGAATCTCGGACTAGGCTAAAGATCATGaatctatttgttttttggttcttGAAATGTATGGTTTCAATACTTGATTCTTTTTCTCCCTTGTGCTTTCATAGAAAAATTGGCAGGGAAGTgcagaaaggaagaaagagggagagggggGCAGTTGGCGGTTGACAGTACAAGGGTTATGGTGGTTGTCCattcatgtatatatatatatatataaccgtgTTTTCTTTTGTGGGAGCAAATCTTGATCTGCGTCATTATCTGCACTTGTGCTTTGCTTTGAGGCTATGACTAGATTTAAGTTAATTTGTGTAAAGAATGAGATGGTTTCAGTGGGTGAGGTTGGGGGAGATAGCTGGTATTCTGGTAAGGTGAATTTTGTTGCCTATGTATAAGTTATATTCAGAGGCAATGTTACTCTTAGCACTCTTTTGAACTTGCCAACCTTTCCTGTTCATATGGCAAATGTAAGTAAATGAAGTTTCTTCCATTAATCTTAAATGAAGTGTCTTCcaataatttgttgtaaaaatatgtgacaataatttgttgtaaaaatacgtgACAGAAGTATAACAGAGTTTGACAACTCTAACAATCCTAGCAAACACTACTGTATATTTGGATCGCagttttttcactttttggaGTGCATTGGGTTATGATAGGTGTTGTTGAACTTTTGGCGAGTTGAAAAGGCAAGTTCAGTAGGTGTTGTAATGCTAATTTGGAGCATGGTCTCCCATTGCCTCATGTGGGGTCTTTGGCATGAGAGAGGAATGCTCGGACGTATTAGGGTTGcaaaagatttattcataatGTGAGGCTTTTATTTCTCGAAACATTTTTTCAGTGAATAAATATTTCAAGGTCGTCTTCTTTTACTGCTTTGCCTGATTTGCTTTGTCAATGTACTTCTTATGTACACGGGTGACTCCTCTTTAGCCTTTTTTTCTAatgaaattttacttaaaaaaataaaatacactaACACTACTCTAAAAATTGTCTTTAATCAATGATAGTTATATATATCACAGGGGACAATCAGTCGCTCGATTAGGTATAAACATCTGATAGTTTGTGCGATATGTAGTGCATGCAGTTATCTCATTGCTTGACAAAAAACGACCTGCATCGCAAGTTTgagtgtttttctttaaaaaaaaaaaatcatttgtaagaattttactttcaatctaattaatttttgtgtaCTTTTGAATGATAGAAATTGTTTTACATcgaaaaaatatctaaaatattatttaattctatTGATAAAGGATGTAtattgaattaaaattaaaaaattctcaAAGAAATTTTCATATTCCTCCTCATGGTACAAGAACAGCGtagattaaaaatttaaaaatatgaaagaaaaaatcaacaagtatatgttttaaaaaaaatacctcCTACTTTTATTTAGCCACGGTTCTATCAATGTTTTTAACCTTAAAAAATGACAATGCGGTTGCTACAAGTAAAATATTCctgctaataaaaataaagtttgacCTAAAGTGATAATACTATATagtaatatcaatttttacaaaaatattgaaaggTCCTATGTCTCATTTTAAATGTTGAAAGATCCTATGTCTCATTTTATTTCTGCACCAATCTCCCCCAGCAAACATCTATCTGCACGAAGCCGACCtatagatagaaagaaaaatgcaggaaaggaaaatgaaatatgaaataaaaaagatgctTTGGGAGTGTGAGATACGCGGACGGGGAGTACGCAGCCGAACAATTGCAGGGGCTTCCAGCAGTGATAGCTGAACTAACCAGATGGGTTGCCCAAAACCTGGAGCTGACATTTCAATCGGAAATCAACGTCGGATCCCGGCTATCCGAAAAACGCAGACTGAAGCGGAGGATCACAAAATGCAACAACACAACAAGGGGCGAACCAAGCGCTTGCGCGAAGGAAGAAGCGAATCAATCAGAATGGAGACAGGGAGGAGAGGCGAAAGAGATATTTTCGAGCCTGCAAGCAGCAAGCAACAACGGCTGAAAAGCCGTTGCGCGCTAGCTTGTAGTTTAGGGGTATAGTAAGGGTGCCCCTTTCTAAAACTTATACTTCTATTTAATATAAGGTAAGCTTTTGGAACCCTAGTTTTGGAGTTTTCCCCAACCTATAACCTATACCAACCTAAGAAAAAGGGGCTTACGTTTTTCACTCGCATCGCACCGCCGCATAAACAATGGATCCGCCGGGCTAGATGAGCCACCTTCTCCGGAAAGGAATAGTGAAAAGCCATGTCACTTGGAACGGACCTGGTTGCCTTATTTACTTTTAGTAAGACCGCTTTGGTACGCGACGTGCTATTATTCTTATCTGGGCATGGGAGCTTACCAGACCAAAGCGAGCTTCTAGATGTTCTTTGCCCGAACATATAGAAGAAGCAACCTTCGGCCTCTCGTACCGGTAGTGGAGTGGCTTGCTACTTTCAATCGAAAAGTAAAATGGAGCAAGGCAAGGGAGAAAGAAGCTGTCCCCTCTTCTGCGATAACCCGCCGCCGGTCATATAGAGTGCTCCGCCCGCCACCGCATATGTAGAAAAAGAGGGAGCAGGGAAGGAAGAACAACCGTTTGACTTTGGCACATGAGGTGGGGGCTTTGGCTAGGTAACATAATGGAAATGTATTGGACTGCAAATCCTGGAATGACGGTTCGACCCCGTCCTTGGCCTCGGGGAATGGCGAGCAGCGCGGAACTTTAATGAATCAAATGGCATAAGCATAAGGGGGCTTTCCTTTGTTAGAAATCCACAGACAACATTCTAGAActtccaaaccaaaaaaatgcaACATGAGAAGGAGCTTTTTACGTTACGCTTCAATAGAATGAATTCGGTAAGGGTAGAATACGCCCCATGGTCGATCGAAGGTCCTGTGCCACTTGAACTCAAATCTATCTTACCTTCCATCCATCTTTGTCCAGCCAGCTCATAACAAAATGTTAGACCAATCTCACGGGACCGACACAACCGAATTGGTTGAGGAAAAGGAAACCCCGGCGGCCAAGCACTCCCGCCCCCAAAAGCGGAGACCGAACACCCGCCGGGTTGTCGAGGACACGTCTGAAGAGGAGGCGGGCGCCCTCTAAGTTTACCGCCCTACCCACTAATGGACTATGAGGGGGGCGAGCGAACGGGAACCGACCGAGAACCCGAACCGCTTGACGGACGGACCCCTTCATACTCGATTCATTAGGGTCGGGGATGAATGGAACCAATCAGAAGTGCAAATCGCGCCCGCGAAGCCGGGAAACGGAGCGCAGCGCAACGACTCGGACTCGTGTCGGAGAAGTGTTGAGCGTGAGCTACCACTCATGCAGCGGCAAGGACCCGCAACTCTCGAAAGGGGCCACCAACCGCCCGAACCACCGTAGCAAACCCCCCCTTTACTCAATGGATAGCGCTTATCCTCTTTCAatcaacaaaatgaaaaatgggggagaaattaaataaataaaagaaagagagaaagaggccTTTATTGAAGAGGCTTTGCACCTAAAATAGGACTCATGAAGATCCGGAGAAGAATGGGTCCGGGCTTTCAAAAAGATGAAGATGCAAAGGGTAAAGAGAAAGTCTTTTGAACAACCAACCCGACATAAGGATTCTAGCTCGCCCACTTAGAGCGAATGGAGATTCTCGGACGGGGAAAAGCGGCACTCGACATCTATTAAACAACACCAAGAACAAAGCCATACCATGCCCTCGGGAGAAACTAGTAATGATTGCCATGAATGCTGCCCTCTCAACATGGTGCCCCTCTCGCAGAGGGGCGTGAAAACGCCGTGGAAACTTTGACCGAATGAATAGGGATCAATTGATAGACATTTTTATTGAGAAAGAGAATCCGGGATGAACGCTTTTTCGTTCGCTATGCGCCGACCGGATGCGTACTCGCGTGATCGATCGATGGACGGGGGAATTGCGCGAATGACGAGACCGACCTAATAACCTAAAGTAAAGGCTCTTCCCTCTCTTGGTGGCGAATCTTGATTGATCGACACTAGGAACCGATTCGGAGAAACAAGAAGCATGGCATGAGATACGCGGCGGAAATTTTTCCGATAGCGAATTACTTGACTCGATGGATGGAGGGGGGGCCCTCCAACTCAAGCACGAAATCAATGTTGAGTCAACAATCACCGAGAGGGGCACCACCAAGCGAGATCGAGACCAGCCCCTTGTTTGTATAGGGTTCCAAACCCGCGCTTCTTCAAATATCCCATAAAAAAAGGTAGGGGCTTCAAAGCTTGACTAAGAAGCGCGAAACTTTACTTTGAGAAAGAAGCGCCTTATATTCTAATATTAGTAAAGGCGCCTTAGCCTATCTAAACGTAAGGGGCCTTTTCTTGCTCGTTAGCGCTTTAGAAAGATTGCAGGGCGCTAGCTTACTAATAAGAAAGGGCTTTTTCAGCTTGATTGGAATCTATTTCTATGATTGAATAGCGGAAGTGCTACTTAGTAGTAGAAACTCGGAGAGACAGACAGAGAGGGGACTCTCTCATACCGCTAACTCCTAGGATGAGAAGTAGGTCCCTTGTTTTTGGCGGGAATAGTTCCAGCCTTTGTTGCCCCTCGGTAGAGTGAGTCTACTTAGCGAATCGGCGGGACGTGGGGATCGATTGATCAATATGAATCTCGAGAGTAGATGGTTGACCGCCGCCCCCTTGTCCCGGGGGCTCTCCGGCCGGGGAGGGGCTTCTATGGGAACCTTTTCTCCCGGTGTATGTGAACAAAAAAAGAGTGACGAACCCATTTTTGTTCGGTCATAGGTTGGTTCCAAAGAACGAGAGTCGGCTTCCTTAAGTCCGTTGTTCCTCGCAGCTCGGTGGTAGAGCGGTCGGCTGTTAATCGACCGGTCGTAGGTTCAAATCCTACTTGGGGAGATTTTTGAGTTATCGCTTTTCTTACCTACTAGCGAGCCCCGCCCTTCTCCTTAGTTTCTAAACTAGCGAGAATCGTGGGACATAAAAAGTGGGAAGTTGATTGTTGGTTTTTATTCCTCACTCTCGTATAGGTGAACTTGGTTCGTTTAATTCTTAGGGAGAAGAAGGATCCACCGGGAATGAATGGGAAGACCGGAGTAGTATCTTTATTAGCCGGAAGGAAGGTCTCCACTCATTTCATTCATTCGGTGCCTGCGGTGAGGCGCGACCCACAACAAACAAAGGGGGAAAGCTTGCTTGCCGTAGCCCTATTTTTGTAGACTAGGCTTGGTAAGCGTAAGCTATTTAAGTAGGCTTGAGAAGGGTAGGCTCGCAGCTTCGCCGAAGCGACTAGTCGCCTCCTTTCCTCCGCCGAAAGATGCTTATTAGCCGAAGTGACGAAGGGGGGGGGCTGGGGAAGGCCGACGGCTACATGAGGGGAAGCCGCCGTAGAAGCTTTGCCCCTTGCTTTACGAGAGATTGTTATGAACCGACTAAATTACTAGATTCTCCCGAACGCCGGCTAAGCTAATAAATAGTATTAGTTCTCTTCAATCAAATCAATAAGCTTTTTGATTGATTCGGGGCACCGCCCTCCTTCTTAGAACCCATTGAGGGGGCCTCGGCCCGGGAAGGGGAGAGTGGCCGAGTGGTCAAAAGCGGCAGATCGTAAATCCGTTGAAGTTTTTCTACGTAGGTTCGAATCCTGCCTCTCCCACTTGTTTGTTGTAGACTTCGCAGAAGAGAAAGGAGGCATTCGTCGGCGTAGGAAGGCCCACCGAGCGaagctctttctttttttggccgTGCCGTGAAGTGAAATTGTATCGTATGTTAGTTAGAGAGGTTGGCGAACTACTATGATCTATAGATTCCCTATCTATATCCAATCCCAACGAGAATAGAAGCGAGTCGCTTCCGGCTTGGCTTGTAGTCGTAGTCTTTTAGCTTATGTAGTGGTCGGCCTTCCTACACGCACGCGCCCGCCGAATGCCTCCTTGGTTTTGGACGAAGCCAAGCCGATACATACGATAGGCGAAGGAAAGACCCACCATTTAATAGCGCCAGGGGAACGCAAGTTTGATCGAGGATTGGAGAGGAGAGGTGAAAGAAAGGGCTCGGGATGGATTTAGGAGTCTTTGTGCGAGCCGTATGCGGTGAGAGTCGCACGTACGGTAACGAGGGGGGTTCGCGTCTATACGTGTAGTGTGGTGGTTGGGCCTACCCACCCTATTTGTTCCATGATCTATGGGTCTACTAGAGCTACCCACTTCGATCAATTAGCCAAGATTTTGACCGGATACGAAATCACTGGTGCTCGATCTAGTGGTATTTTTATGGGGATTCTATTTATCGCTGTAGGATCCCTATTCAAGATCACCGCAGTTCCTTTTCGGGCGGCCGTAGGACGGACGGCCGCCTATAGGTGGTAGGGTAGGGTGGGTGGTACCGCTCGGATTGCGGCCAATCTTCCTAACCGCGCGCGGGCCGGGCTTAGAGCGCGTGAAACTCATCACTACCTCGTAAGGGCGTTGAGACCATAGCATGTTACACGAAAGCGCCGCTTTCTGCGGAGTGTTGTCACACGGCTGCCCGCCTAGAAGAGCCACTCGCTCCGGAGTGTTGTCACACAAGATAAGCACGCCGCCCGCCCGCTGGCCGGGCGAATCGAAGTTCTCTTCCGGTCAACCGTCCACCCGGTCAAGTGCAAAAAACACGGTAGAATCACGCAACGCACGCCGCCGGTGTGCTTCTGCTCGcgaggaaagaaagaagagcgACAAGGTTTAGTTCGGATTCGATTTGTTTGCGGCATGGGAGCATTACCCAAAAAATCCCCGGgaacaataaaaaagatatcTCGGTAACGAAAACTATAGGGGGCTGTATTGGCGAGATCCAACGGTGAACGGCCGCCCAAAAGAAAAACCGCCCGGAAGTCCGAGGACCTTTAGTACCGTACCCTACCCCCGAACCAGCGGCTTTCGCGCTAAGAAAGACCGCCCTTGCCCCTTTCCTTTCTCCATTCCGCCTCCTTCTTTGCTTTGTTCCAATAGAGTC from Castanea sativa cultivar Marrone di Chiusa Pesio chromosome 11, ASM4071231v1 harbors:
- the LOC142617100 gene encoding F-box/kelch-repeat protein At3g23880-like, which gives rise to MREQPRPQRQILRQRDIYLPDDLVINNILTRLPVKSVMRFRCVCKSWYSSIKPSDFIDTHLSNYKDSHDINGYVIHMPSVRNTFFSSSSSSNTSIPVCTVAFDRTFDKISDVRIPSDVNFNQIVGSCNGLLCVANSGNVIYLWNPSIRKFKRLPDTLLRRLVNVTLGFAYHPENNDYKVVRISSTPFGAPVSYHEIEVYTLSSDSWRRVETPSTTNVILYDKNFPLPIPLVNGALHWMSCITEGEKSRKSRTIMAFDVNSEKFRKLALPHGSIDENTFQTFLASFKGKLAFITWERSEQPRTQYSIWVMKEYGVFESWNKLCVVPFERVSHCSAFTENGSLLVCYINDQEEKPDFKFVLVDTETLHEKKDPDIQQHSYVANFMESLVLLDGTNMVAY